The Camelina sativa cultivar DH55 chromosome 16, Cs, whole genome shotgun sequence sequence tcagctttgGTAATCTAAGTTTCTTGTGAGTCTCCATGAATGCTTGCTTATACCTCCATTTATCCACAAATATCTTCATCTCCTGAGATTTCTCTACCACTTGCATCGCTGCATCAAAGAACCCTCCTTTCACCAATGCATATAAGAACGCATCGACTAGAGCATGGTCTAGTTTTGACCTCTTCTCTGCCTCCATCGACGATACTTTACCTTTAATCTCATTCCACAAAAGCAGGACGTTGAAGTACTTTTCGCCGCTCACATATCCATTAATCAGGGATAAGTATGTCTGGTTGTTAGGCTCATACCTGAGGAAAACCATCCTTCTGAATGTCCTCCTTGCATCTTCTAAACGCCCGGATTTACAANATTCCTAAACTTTAGGGATTAGCTCGTCTTAATCTATCTTGGCTGCTTTGGGCGCCAtctttttttaactaaagaCTCTCCTATCTGATGCTTTCTATTATTAGCAACACAACGTGTCTTAACACCAAAAAGAGACAATACATCAATGACAGAGATGTCTTTGACTTGTGTTCTGAAAGCTTTTATCATGTGTTGAGACCAGCCCAGTTCTTAAAGGCAACGAGGGATTCCATTTTCTTGTAgttcctcttcctcagctttgGTAATCTAAGTTTCTTGTGAGTCTCCATGAATGCTTGCTTATACCTCCATTTATCCACAAATATCTTCATCTCCTGAGATTTCTCTACCACTTGCATCGCTGCATCAAAGAACCCTCCTTTCACCAATGCATATAAGAAGGCATCGACTAGAGCATGGTCTAGTTTTGACCTCTTCTCTGCCTCCATCGACGATACTTTGCCTTTAATCTCATTCCACAAAAGCAGGACGTTGAAGTACTTTTCGCCGCTCACATATCCATTAATCAGGGATAAGTATGTCTGGTTGTTAGGCTCATACCTGAGGAAAACCATCCTTCTGAATGTCCTCCTTGCATCTTCTAAACGCCCGGATTTACAAAAGGCATGAATAATCGAATTCCAATCATGGGAATTTACTTCGACACGAGGGTCTTCAACAACTTCGTCTAGAAACGCTGCCATTAATTCAGGTCTCTGGTTCTCAAGGAGACCTGTCATTATTGTTAAGTAGCTCCCTTTCAGATCCACCACTCTTGTTTCTCTCATATCCCTAAACAATGTAAACGCAGATATAAAATCTTGGTTCGTCATGGAAGCTTCGATCAAAGCATCATAGATCTCGACATCTAACTGAAGGCCAGAGCTGCTGATCTCTGTAACCAGCTGAGTAGCTTCAGCTGTTCTGTACTCTTTGCAATAGGCTTTTAAGATTGGCACATAAACCCCAATCCCCACAGATCCTCCTCCCTGAGCAATCATTTCCTCGAGAATACTATGTGCCTTATCCGAGAATCCAAGCTTCACACAAGCATTTATAATTCCAAACCCAACTGAACTGTCAGCATCAATGAAGGAAGATTCCAACTTCTGAGCTTCGGTTATCACTTTCGCTAAACTTTTAACGCTTTTATTCTCTATAAACCCTTTAACCAATTCAAAGTACGTCTCCTCATTAAAACTCGAGTATTCACCATCTCCTCTAAGACTATGCAGTATAACATCAGAAACACTATCTAAATCACCATTCTTAACGTATCCACTGATCATATTGGAATAAAGGATTCTTCTACTTGCAAACCCAAAACCATCCATCAAATCCTCAAGCTCACTTATCTTCTCTCGAAGCCCCTTTCTTGCATACAAATAAGCAAGAAACCCAAAACTCAATTCATCAGGCTTCACACCCAAAACAGCCATAGATTCAATCACATGATCAGCATCAGCCAGAGATTCCAACTGCTGACAACAAGCTTCAAGAGCCGCATTACTAGCTACCAAATCCGGTTTCATGAAATCAAGCTTCTCATCAACAGCAATTCTACAACTTTCCTTAAACACCTTAAGAAACGCAGCCAAGGTTCCATTTTCTCTACAGATATCAATAATCAAATGCCCCCAGAGATCAAAAGGAACAAAGTACCTGTTTTTAAACATACACTTCACAAAAGCCAAAGCTGGCCCTGAAGCTTTGGCCAGTTTCATCGACTCCAGAACCGTACGAACAGTCTCAAAGTCAAGCAAAATCGGATCTTTCTCAATTACATAAGCAGCAGAAGCAAAGGCTCGTTTGAGTCTATGAGATGTGAGTTCACCGCTTCCTTCGGTGTTGGACAAATGGGTAATAAGGGAATTGACGAGACGCTTTTCGGGGAGAGAAGAAGCGGCGGTGAGAGATCGGAAGGCCTTCCAAGCTTCATCGGTGTTTTGGGCAGTTAAGGAATCGTGGAGGGTAGATTCAAAGGTGGATTTTTGATCTTGGGATAGGGTTTTGGGGTTTTGAGGCGGCGATAGTGAAGGAGTGAGAGTGATTGGTTTgttggagaagagagaaggtTTGAGAAAAGAGTAAAGGGAAGGACTTTCaggagaagacgatgaagagaaGTGTCTTCGTGGGATTGAAGTTAGAGTTTTTCTGAACATTCTATGAAACAGGAGGCAAAGATCATCTGGTTGAGTTGAGAGAGAGACGAACAAGTTCCGCCATATTCAGTTTGCTTCAGAGTTTTGCAGATAATAATAAAGTATAAATAATTTGAGTAGACCACATTATTCAAAGTTGCTGGaatagctcagttggttagagcgtgtgGCTGTTAACCACAAGGTCGGAGGTTCgacccctccttctagcgcttTTTTGCTTCTCTCTTAGGAATTTTACGGATATGAATCATAAAAAAGGACTACCAAAGCCCACTTAGCCAGCCAGAAGAGCCCAGCCTCTTTCTCTCATGGTGGACGAAAAGACCGAACAGAATTATACTTAGGTGATTCGATTCGGTTTCGGTTCCGGTTCGGAATGGTTTACAACCGTTAATTAGGCTTTCTTGGGTTTCTGAATTTCTTTTAAGAACATGGAAGAAGTTGGGAGTGTGTTTGAGATGAAAATATAAGGTGATTGTTATTCTAGAAGGGGTTGTCTCCAGTGTAGTTTACACGTTTGTAAAAAAGTTATCTTGAACTATGATATGCATTCCCGTTCATACTACACTAACATTTTCAGGATGTGATATGATATCAGTATCAGATCAACATAAAATCAGATACCACATCAAATCATTACACTATATTTGTTATATTCATGTTTTGCATTATGGACTATCTAAATTATATGCAAAAGAAGTTTCTATCTGTCAAGAGATATATTGAACCTTGCTACTAGATGCCATTCTTGAACCCAAGTTAAAGccacaaataaaatatgtgatgtATTATGAGAATTGAGAGCCACctaaattacataaataaatttttaagaagTCACTAGAGCACTAGTTGGTTGAAAAGCCTGTGTAAATGAGATGAgaaaggagatgcaaaatattcTGTAAGCTAAATTATCGACGAACTTTAAGGATCAGCTTGAAAATGGAAAGCAGCTTTGGAAAGAGTTGAGGATCAGATTCTTCTAGACCACCCACTAGTAGTCGCACCCGAttccaaacacacaaaagaaaccCACAACTGATTCCGTTTActctatatattataaactctaTTCAACTCCCAAGTCTTCCCATTTTTAATATACTAATAGTTTTAGGAGCCAACCTTAATTTAGGACACCAAAAAAGTTAACATCATCATCTCTTGCTCTCAATGGGAACAATCATTACGTTAACACTTTCTCATCAAGTTCCCCACGTCGTTAGTAGGCTGGAGCAAACAAAACCCACATCGAAAGAGACACTCTTTTGATCTTTAGCAAATAAAGCGCTTCCTCAATTGTTTTTGTCTGATAAGTTAGTGATAAATCCTAAAGTGAAAACGACCAACACTAAACACCATCGTACAAGTTTTAGTTGCATATAGTTTGGTATATGCCACTATGCTATGTAATGTAATAATAGTGGTACGTGGtattaaaaagatgaaagatCCAAGAtaaaaagaatagaaagaaagaaaagatcatcCCATCCTCCggatttacaaaacaaagaaacagctCTTAGTTAAGTTGTACATCATACCAAAATACTAGCTACTACCAGCATTATATGTCTCTCGGCCAACCTAATTCCCAAACCCTAGAAAGACAGAGTGAAAAAAGAGATGGCTCTATCGACCATGAGCCCGTTGGCAAAGATCTCTCTCCGCAATTCCAATTACAACCACAACCGACCGTGTGACTTCTAAGCGTTCATGACAAGCATGATAGCTACACcgattaataagaagaagaccGTGTTAGCTCGAACTGACAGCTTCTCTCCAGCATTTGGATCACCTAGTCCACCGCTACCAGTCGGTCCAAGAGTAGTGCCAGGGAACACcgaagacgatgatgaagtTGGCATCCCGTTGTTACCTGAATTTGGCATCCCAGTGGAAGTCCCCGTGCTAGGAGTCCCGGTGTTTGGGAAGCCACTAGTCGGTGTCCCACTGGTTGGAGTACCACCAGTTGGGGTCCCACTGGTTGGAGTACCACCGGTCGGGGTTCCACTGGTTGGTGTCCCACTGGTTGGAGTTCCACTGGTTGGTGTTCCACTGGTTGGTGTCCCGGTGGTTGGAGTCCCACTAGAGCTGCAACATAGTCAAAAacattagtgatgatgattcatTAGAAGATAATTAATGATATGTTCAAAATGATAATGATGCTCATCTGGATCATGTGAATGATGGACTGTTTATGATACGATATGTATACTTCTTTTTAGTAAAGGTGAAATGAATAGAAATAAATGAATGatgcaaataaaaacatttataatcaAGATTCCTTTGTCTCTTCATTTGGTCTTAAATCACTATCATTGTGTCTCCACAAAGACAAATTAATAaccaaattccaaaaaaaaaaaaaaaaaattattagtcgGTGGTAAAAAAGCAAATCTATATACCCCAGAAAGCCTAAAAATTTCCTACTTTATGGAGACTCaaaaacattattactaaaCTTATCTATACCAAGAATGaatcaagaaataaataaaaaaaaacataccttgAACCACTTAAACAGCTTGATGATGCTGCAAGATTGATTTAGAGAAAGTAACAAAGATCAgcaaaaaattaagatttgattaagtgggttttttttgtgtgtgtgaagATGTGTACCAGACGGAGAGATGGTAGCAGCGCCGTTGAAGTCACAGGTGGCGCCGGTAGAAGCTTTTTTCTGGTAGTAACTGTTGACGGCGACGTCACAGTGGTTTTTGACGGTGTTAGGTTGGAAACAAGCTCCAGAGGTCTGGATCTGGCTACAATCAGCTCCATTTCCACAAGCGTAGTCTATTGCTTTCTGAAGCACTTGCTCGTTCCCATCTTTGCACACACAGTACGCCGCgtcttgagattttttttttaaccaaacaaacaacacaaaaacagagtcagATTCATTAACTTCaactaaacccaaaaacaaaaacaaaaaataaagttgagatttttaagAGTATTTATCAGAGATCTCATACTAAAAGACTAAATATTTATAGACCCACTTGTCAGAACTAAGAAATGAGAAATTTTTCAATGAAATCTAATAGAAAGGAGAAACATTTTGTGGAgctaaaaaaacagaggaaacagggGCTTACGTGAATAGGTAAACATGGAGATAATCATACAGAGAGGGAGTAACACCGACATGATTGTGTTGGAGAAGAGAATCTAAAGGAGAGAAGGCTTTTTTAGATCGAAGTTGTCTTAGGTTCAGAGATGTGTGAGACGGTGAGAGATGTGTAAGGAAGAGAgcgagatagagagagagagagagagttctaGACAATAACGGCAAGTGTATGACTATGTTTGATACTTAATTATAGACGACCATGGTCCAACACTTTCTCTTTTTGCGGcaattttattaagattttaatttacaataaCTCAAATGGGGTAACTAACATCATACagtctaaccaaaaaaaataaaaggatggGTTAGGTAGATATCAGTAtctatataattgtatttatgtACCCAACATTTGTAAAAAGTTGATGACATAGAAAAATAGTTTTGATCTATAATAAAGATTTGATACAAtctactatattttattaaattaaatgaacTTAAAacgattattttaatttttcttttggtcaaagATATTTCTATTAGTAGTCATAGGAAATTAATGTTTAactaaatcaatcaaatataagaaatataacTTTCTAAGATAATAAATGTGACAAAACATTAATCTACTTGATAGTACcatataatatctaaatatatgaACTACTACGCATTATATAGTAGTTAAAATGGTAAAACTCTGTTtcgaaatttatatatatttgatgaaaCTTATGTTTACCTATAAAATAACACTACAAAAATAAAGCATTATGAAATAATTCAATGCTGAAAATGAAATTACTCAGATTGTTTGAatttcattaacaaaaaaacaaacgaagtgttttgaattttcatttttcattatcGGCCTCTTCCTCTTTTTACCACTAAGGTAAGGGGGTGGGAGGGGGTTATTAAAGCAGTACGTTTTAGCAGTGACAACAAACAAGAATGGAAGAAGTGTTCCCTCTTATTTACAACAACCTCGACTACCTATATGGGCGTGGCAAAGACTTTGGCGCACTCAATCAGAATTTAAGAACGTTTCCTTGGGTGATGTAGTacatttggaaaacaaaaaataaaaaagtctttaaaaatatttctgaaTTTCCACAAGAAACTTTGGAGAAagctacccaaaaaaaatatggagaagAGCAAACAATTGATGGTAGGCGCGGATATACCTTCGATCCCAATCCCACAAGATTCTATTGTCTGCTTTATCGATGGATCTTAGCATATAGAGATATATAGGAGCGGACACGGTTAAATTGCGTCTTTGGTGATAAAATCTTACATTTTGGACTAAAAGGATCGCGATGAAGCCTCTCACCTTTACATGCAGAGTTGGATACACTTGTTTAGACTATGAAGTGCTTATTGGCCTTGGACTTGGATAAAACTATTTTTGCTATGGATTGCTCGGATCTCCTGTTGATGACGTCTAATGTTGAAGACTGACCAACTTTTTCTTCAGAACTGAaggattttattcatttcaaaGATAGATTCACtaattttactattaaatttaTTCCCGAAAAGGAAAATATCCATGTTGATAAACTTGCTAAATGTAAAAGAACATCAAATTTCTGGTTTTCCCATATAACCTCATTGGTATCTAACTCGctctttccaaaaaaatcacCTCCCGATAATTTAATAAATGGGTTtgttcgtaaaaaaaaaaagagatggtaACAAATgcctacaaaaaaaagtaaaagcatTTTTGTCTTCTAGTATCTCTGTTGTGTCATGTGTGTGTGAGAGGGACTGTTCACCGCACCGAAAGGTTATAGTAGTAAAATGTGGACTTAATAATAAAATGCTTATTTTTATATACCAAAAACCAATTCTGCCACCTCCTCGATTTACGTATCTCAGATGagttctttcttccttttctcaaCACCTGTCCTCTGTTATTAAAAACTCTTCTTTTTGCTTCCCAAAAATAATCTCATTTTTTTAGCAACGGTCAAAAATTACGCCCAAAAGTATGGTTTAGTGAGTAGTAGTGAGTACACAAAACTAGATATATTAAAGTTTAACTTAGAACTGACCATGTATgtacttttatatattctttgatACAAAGTTGGTGTATACTTTTATCCTCTACAAAACAACAAGTACAAATTCAATTCATCCACTCTTCCAAGAATCTTTAAGACCGCCTGGATTCTTAAAGAACACATTTTcgaaaatatatagtttatagttttattaGATTGGGTTTGTGTAAGAAAACCACCAACggtaacaaattaaaaagagagaagaggtgATGGGATGGGAATTATAGTAAAGAGGAGCGAAACGAGCCATGTGCTCGAGACAACCTTTGCCGTCATGCTACGACACGTGCGATGTGATACAACACACATTTGCATTTGCACACCAACAAAAAAGT is a genomic window containing:
- the LOC104750758 gene encoding pentatricopeptide repeat-containing protein At1g69290-like isoform X1; its protein translation is MFRKTLTSIPRRHFSSSSSPESPSLYSFLKPSLFSNKPITLTPSLSPPQNPKTLSQDQKSTFESTLHDSLTAQNTDEAWKAFRSLTAASSLPEKRLVNSLITHLSNTEGSGELTSHRLKRAFASAAYVIEKDPILLDFETVRTVLESMKLAKASGPALAFVKCMFKNRYFVPFDLWGHLIIDICRENGTLAAFLKVFKESCRIAVDEKLDFMKPDLVASNAALEACCQQLESLADADHVIESMAVLGVKPDELSFGFLAYLYARKGLREKISELEDLMDGFGFASRRILYSNMISGYVKNGDLDSVSDVILHSLRGDGEYSSFNEETYFELVKGFIENKSVKSLAKVITEAQKLESSFIDADSSVGFGIINACVKLGFSDKAHSILEEMIAQGGGSVGIGVYVPILKAYCKEYRTAEATQLVTEISSSGLQLDVEIYDALIEASMTNQDFISAFTLFRDMRETRVVDLKGSYLTIMTGLLENQRPELMAAFLDEVVEDPRVEVNSHDWNSIIHAFCKSGRLEDARRTFRRMVFLRYEPNNQTYLSLINGYVSGEKYFNVLLLWNEIKGKVSSMEAEKRSKLDHALVDAFLYALVKGGFFDAAMQVVEKSQEMKIFVDKWRYKQAFMETHKKLRLPKLRKRNYKKMESLVAFKNWAGLNT
- the LOC104750758 gene encoding pentatricopeptide repeat-containing protein At1g69290-like isoform X2 → MFRKTLTSIPRRHFSSSSSPESPSLYSFLKPSLFSNKPITLTPSLSPPQNPKTLSQDQKSTFESTLHDSLTAQNTDEAWKAFRSLTAASSLPEKRLVNSLITHLSNTEGSGELTSHRLKRAFASAAYVIEKDPILLDFETVRTVLESMKLAKASGPALAFVKCMFKNRYFVPFDLWGHLIIDICRENGTLAAFLKVFKESCRIAVDEKLDFMKPDLVASNAALEACCQQLESLADADHVIESMAVLGVKPDELSFGFLAYLYARKGLREKISELEDLMDGFGFASRRILYSNMISGYVKNGDLDSVSDVILHSLRGDGEYSSFNEETYFELVKGFIENKSVKSLAKVITEAQKLESSFIDADSSVGFGIINACVKLGFSDKAHSILEEMIAQGGGSVGIGVYVPILKAYCKEYRTAEATQLVTEISSSGLQLDVEIYDALIEASMTNQDFISAFTLFRDMRETRVVDLKGSYLTIMTGLLENQRPELMAAFLDEVVEDPRVEVNSHDWNSIIHAFCKSGRLEDARRTFRRMVFLRYEPNNQTYLSLINGYVSGEKYFNVLLLWNEIKGKVSSMEAEKRSKLDHALVDAFLYALVKGGFFDAAMQVVEKSQEMKIFVDKWRYKQAFMETHKKLRLPKLRKRNYKKMESLVAFKNWAGLNT
- the LOC104750760 gene encoding PLASMODESMATA CALLOSE-BINDING PROTEIN 4; amino-acid sequence: MSVLLPLCMIISMFTYSHAAYCVCKDGNEQVLQKAIDYACGNGADCSQIQTSGACFQPNTVKNHCDVAVNSYYQKKASTGATCDFNGAATISPSASSSCLSGSSSSGTPTTGTPTSGTPTSGTPTSGTPTSGTPTGGTPTSGTPTGGTPTSGTPTSGFPNTGTPSTGTSTGMPNSGNNGMPTSSSSSVFPGTTLGPTGSGGLGDPNAGEKLSVRANTVFFLLIGVAIMLVMNA